The Priestia megaterium NBRC 15308 = ATCC 14581 region ATCAGAAAGGTTGGAGCGCTTTTCAATGACAATCGGGTAGAGGTATTGAAAATATTCAGCTCCTGCACGTTGCTTTTCTTGTTCAATCTCTTCTAATCTTTCTTGGTCATAAGGCTGAAACAGAATGTCTACCCATTTTTTAAACTGATATCGGTCTTTTACCGGTACGCCGAATAGATCTGCTATAACTAGACTAGGAAAAGGAGAAGATAAATCGTCCACAATATTAATAGTTGAATTCTTTTGTATCGCTTCTACAAGGTCTGCTGCAATTTGTTTGATTCGCGGTTCCCAGTTCTTTAAACTGCGAGGAGTAAAGGCTGCAGCAAGCAAAGATCGCGCTTTCCGGTGGTCAGGAGGATCTAAGTTTGTAAGGTTGGTGATTGGAGATGTGCTTTTTTTCTTACTATTATCTCCAACAAAAATAGTGGTTCTCTGTCCATCGCTTGAAAAAAAATCGTAGTTGCTCAAGACTTGTTTAACATGTTCGTATTGGAATACATTCCATGTGTTTGTTTCTTCATGAAAATAAACAGGGGAGTTGTTCAACATTTCTTTATACCATTGGATAGGGAAAAACTCTTCTGCACGTGATTGAAATTTTGGAATTTCTGTAACGGGAATGACTTCTTTGTTCATGTGATCTTATTCCTCCTTCAGAATAGGTATAGATTTGGAATTTACTAGCTACATAGCGCTCAGTAGTTGTCACTTGCTAGATAAATAGTTACTTTGTCGAATAACCTATACTATTAGTACATTTTTATACAATTAGTATAAAAATGTACTAATAGTATATAATTATTTTTACTTGGTTATCAAGGAAAAAGGATAAAATTCACGTAGGAAAAGGCAGATAAGCTATACTAAATAAAAAGTAAATTGTAAACAGAGG contains the following coding sequences:
- a CDS encoding cytochrome P450, which codes for MNKEVIPVTEIPKFQSRAEEFFPIQWYKEMLNNSPVYFHEETNTWNVFQYEHVKQVLSNYDFFSSDGQRTTIFVGDNSKKKSTSPITNLTNLDPPDHRKARSLLAAAFTPRSLKNWEPRIKQIAADLVEAIQKNSTINIVDDLSSPFPSLVIADLFGVPVKDRYQFKKWVDILFQPYDQERLEEIEQEKQRAGAEYFQYLYPIVIEKRSNLSDDIISDLIQAEVDGETFTDEEIVHATMLLLGAGVETTSHAIANMFYSFLYDDKSLYSELRNNRELAPKAVEEMLRYRFHISRRDRTVKQDNELLGVKLKKGDVVIAWMSACNMDETMFENPFSVDIHRPTNKKHLTFGNGPHFCLGAPLARLEMKIILEAFLEAFSHIEPFEDFELEPHLTASATGQSLTYLPMTVYR